Genomic segment of Candidatus Latescibacter sp.:
GCCTCATTCAATCCCGCATCAACCATCTCGAGGTCATGATCCGGAATGTCTGCATCATTGAAGACCAGAAGATTTCTTCCGAAAAAGTATACATCGGAGCGCGGGTAGATATGAAAGACCTGAATTCCGGAGAAGATATCTTCTATATCCTTGTTCATGAAGTGGAGGCGGATTTCAAAAACCGTAAGATCTCGACAACTTCTCCCATTGGGAAAACCCTTCTGGGAAAGGCAGTCGGTGAGGTGGTAGAAATCACCGTTCCTAAAGGAACGCTGCGTTACCGGATAGTGAACATTTCGAGATAAAAAGAGAGAGATTTGCGGTTTTTGCAAAAGTCGTTTTTTAAATACATGACGATATAATAAT
This window contains:
- the greA gene encoding transcription elongation factor GreA is translated as MCNVHISREAERKLHEELKFLKEVRRPEVLHSLQEARRKGDLSENGEYDAAKEEQRLIQSRINHLEVMIRNVCIIEDQKISSEKVYIGARVDMKDLNSGEDIFYILVHEVEADFKNRKISTTSPIGKTLLGKAVGEVVEITVPKGTLRYRIVNISR